The following proteins come from a genomic window of Streptomyces sp. ALI-76-A:
- a CDS encoding Gfo/Idh/MocA family oxidoreductase: protein MEVAVTGAEERPVRLGALGTSSIAWRRVLPTVVRTPELRLTAVAGRSEARSRRFAERFGCAAETDAAALLDRPDIDAVYISTPTGLHRRFAEQALRAGKHVLVEKPVGVDAAEARALCALAAERGLVLRENFMFPHHPQHAHVRDLMDTGRLGRPASFRAAFCVPPLSKDDIRYDARLGGGALLDVGVYPLRAASLLLGPGLEVAGATLRVRAEDGLDLSGQVLLVSPSGVLAELSFGFEHAYASSYTVWGDRARVTVTRAFTPPPAHQPLVVLEEQDREERLLLPAADQLQLLLEAFARQVRAGGAGAAESGVRAEAVAAMELVDAVRATARCVAVE, encoded by the coding sequence GTGGAGGTCGCTGTGACGGGGGCCGAGGAGCGCCCGGTCCGCCTGGGTGCGCTGGGGACGTCGTCGATCGCCTGGCGCCGGGTACTGCCCACGGTGGTCCGTACGCCGGAGCTGCGGCTGACGGCCGTCGCCGGCCGCTCGGAGGCCAGATCCCGACGCTTCGCGGAGCGTTTCGGGTGCGCCGCCGAAACGGACGCCGCCGCGTTGCTGGACCGGCCCGACATCGACGCGGTGTACATCTCGACGCCGACCGGCCTGCACCGCCGCTTCGCCGAGCAGGCGCTGAGGGCGGGCAAGCACGTGCTGGTGGAGAAGCCGGTCGGCGTGGACGCGGCGGAGGCGCGGGCACTGTGCGCGCTGGCCGCGGAGCGGGGTCTGGTGCTGCGGGAGAACTTCATGTTCCCGCACCATCCGCAGCACGCCCACGTCCGGGACCTGATGGACACGGGCCGCCTCGGCCGACCGGCCTCCTTCCGGGCGGCGTTCTGCGTTCCCCCGCTGTCCAAGGACGACATCCGCTACGACGCCCGGCTGGGCGGCGGCGCGCTGCTGGACGTCGGCGTGTACCCCCTCCGGGCCGCCTCGCTGCTGCTGGGACCGGGCCTGGAGGTGGCGGGGGCGACCCTACGGGTCCGCGCCGAGGACGGGCTCGACCTGTCCGGACAGGTGCTGCTGGTGTCACCGTCCGGTGTGCTGGCCGAACTGTCCTTCGGGTTCGAGCACGCCTACGCGTCGAGCTACACGGTGTGGGGGGACCGGGCCCGGGTCACCGTGACACGGGCCTTCACCCCGCCGCCGGCTCACCAGCCTCTGGTGGTCCTGGAGGAACAGGATCGTGAGGAGCGCCTCCTGCTGCCCGCCGCCGACCAACTACAGCTGTTGCTGGAGGCGTTCGCGCGGCAGGTGCGGGCGGGTGGGGCCGGGGCGGCGGAGAGCGGTGTCCGTGCGGAGGCGGTCGCGGCGATGGAACTGGTGGATGCCGTGCGTGCCACGGCGCGCTGTGTCGCGGTCGAGTGA
- a CDS encoding NDP-hexose 2,3-dehydratase family protein, which yields MTPTTTLVPSHSAETPTAAGLAASAAAVDGGVLSGADLAAWLADRRRAQAQRVERIPFAELDGWTFDELTGDLRHRSGRFFSVHGLRVASDFGPVPVWEQPIINQPEIGILGIALRDFDGIPHLLMQAKSEPGNVNGVQLSPTVQATKSNYMRVHGGSGIPYLERFRTPEPGSVVADVLQSEQGSWFLRKRNRNMIITVGPDVEAGEDFAWLTLGQVNALLREENLVNMDARTVLSCLPDWQAQAVEAVHPDADIRSWITRRRAEHEVRVTAIGLAKTGGWSMGDTEVSHERGQHFSIVAVDVSSARREVRAWAQPLLKPHGTGLAALFVRRLRGVPHALLRARAEPGFVSVVELGPTLQCAPENYAHLPSDLQPAYLDEVLARRADAVYDVRLSEEGGRFLHGENHYIIVETDDELPVVSDEFRWVSLRQVDELLRYGHHLNVQARTLIAAWRSL from the coding sequence ATGACACCGACGACCACGCTGGTGCCGTCGCATTCCGCGGAGACACCCACCGCGGCGGGCCTGGCCGCGTCCGCGGCGGCCGTCGACGGCGGCGTCCTGAGCGGCGCCGACCTGGCGGCCTGGCTCGCGGACCGGCGCCGGGCGCAGGCGCAGCGGGTGGAGCGGATCCCGTTCGCGGAACTGGACGGGTGGACTTTCGACGAACTCACCGGTGACCTGCGGCACCGCAGCGGGCGCTTCTTCTCGGTGCACGGGCTGCGAGTCGCCTCGGATTTCGGCCCGGTGCCGGTCTGGGAGCAGCCGATCATCAACCAGCCGGAGATCGGCATTCTCGGCATCGCGCTGCGTGACTTCGACGGCATACCGCATCTGCTGATGCAGGCCAAGTCGGAACCCGGAAACGTCAACGGGGTGCAGCTGTCGCCGACCGTCCAGGCGACGAAGAGCAACTACATGCGCGTCCACGGGGGTTCGGGGATTCCGTATCTCGAGCGCTTCCGCACTCCCGAGCCGGGTTCCGTGGTGGCCGACGTGCTGCAGTCGGAGCAGGGTTCCTGGTTCCTGCGCAAGCGCAACCGCAACATGATCATCACGGTGGGCCCGGACGTCGAGGCCGGCGAGGACTTCGCCTGGCTGACGCTGGGGCAGGTGAACGCGCTCCTGCGCGAGGAGAACCTCGTGAACATGGACGCGCGCACCGTGCTGTCCTGTCTGCCGGACTGGCAGGCGCAAGCGGTGGAGGCGGTGCACCCGGACGCCGACATCCGCAGCTGGATCACCCGCCGACGGGCCGAGCACGAGGTACGGGTCACCGCGATCGGGCTGGCGAAGACCGGTGGCTGGAGCATGGGCGACACCGAGGTGTCCCATGAGCGCGGCCAGCACTTCAGCATCGTGGCGGTGGACGTCTCCTCGGCCCGACGAGAGGTACGGGCCTGGGCCCAGCCCCTGCTGAAGCCGCACGGCACGGGCCTGGCGGCCCTGTTCGTACGGCGGCTGCGGGGCGTGCCGCACGCGCTGCTGCGAGCTCGCGCCGAACCCGGGTTCGTGTCGGTGGTGGAGCTCGGCCCCACTCTGCAGTGCGCGCCGGAGAACTACGCGCACCTGCCGTCCGACCTCCAGCCGGCCTATCTGGACGAGGTGCTGGCCCGCCGCGCCGACGCCGTCTACGACGTGAGACTGTCGGAGGAGGGCGGACGCTTCCTGCACGGCGAGAACCACTACATCATCGTCGAGACCGACGACGAACTGCCGGTGGTGTCCGACGAGTTCCGCTGGGTCTCCCTGCGGCAGGTGGACGAGCTGCTGCGCTACGGCCACCACCTCAACGTCCAGGCCCGCACGCTGATCGCCGCGTGGAGGTCGCTGTGA